One window from the genome of Pandoraea fibrosis encodes:
- the bioD gene encoding dethiobiotin synthase, translating to MADQHLIAATNAPAARPTPARHAFFVTGTDTEIGKTLVSSALLHAAARRGLVCAGLKSVAAGASELNGRFVNEDVEQLHQASNLKLPDDWYCPYVLKDATAPHIAAAAEGVALDCGVIRAGYARVAARADLVIVEGVGGFRVPLGPDASAPDTADLARQLGLPVILVVGLRLGCISHALLTAEAITSRGLTLAGWVANHVDPDMRHVDANIEAIATRLAAPLLGRVPHLPHPDAATASGYLDIAPLVDTPQPNAVEASLKTRPHTAP from the coding sequence ATGGCTGATCAGCACCTTATCGCAGCAACGAATGCCCCGGCCGCGCGGCCGACGCCTGCCCGCCATGCGTTCTTCGTGACCGGCACCGACACCGAGATCGGCAAGACGCTCGTCTCGTCGGCTCTGCTGCACGCCGCAGCGCGACGCGGGCTGGTGTGCGCCGGCCTCAAGTCGGTGGCGGCAGGGGCGTCCGAACTCAACGGACGCTTCGTCAACGAAGATGTCGAGCAATTGCATCAGGCCAGCAATCTGAAGCTGCCGGACGACTGGTATTGCCCTTACGTGCTCAAGGACGCCACCGCACCGCATATCGCGGCTGCGGCTGAAGGCGTCGCCCTCGATTGCGGCGTGATCCGCGCGGGCTATGCACGCGTTGCCGCGCGGGCCGACCTCGTAATCGTCGAAGGCGTGGGCGGGTTTCGCGTGCCGCTCGGCCCCGACGCCAGCGCGCCGGACACCGCCGATCTCGCCCGTCAACTCGGTCTGCCGGTGATCCTCGTGGTCGGTCTGCGGCTGGGCTGCATCAGCCACGCGCTGCTCACGGCCGAAGCCATTACCTCGCGCGGACTCACACTCGCGGGCTGGGTCGCCAATCACGTCGATCCGGACATGCGTCATGTCGACGCCAATATCGAGGCGATTGCCACACGGCTGGCCGCTCCGCTGCTCGGACGCGTGCCGCATCTGCCGCATCCCGACGCGGCAACGGCATCCGGCTATCTCGACATTGCCCCGCTGGTCGATACCCCGCAGCCGAATGCGGTAGAGGCGTCGCTCAAGACGCGCCCGCACACGGCACCCTGA
- the bioF gene encoding 8-amino-7-oxononanoate synthase produces MTTHPLLARLDAGLAEIDRAHLRRRHRVVSTPCRPHVRADGHDVLAFASNDYLGLAAHPKVVEALIEGARRYGAGSGASHLISGHSQAHAELEDALTAFMSPHLVDGRALYFCTGYMANLATISALAGKDADIFSEALNHASLIDGARLSRARTHVYPHGDVDALAAMLATSTAETKLIVTDGVFSMDGDIAPLPSLLALAERYNAWLVVDDAHGFGVVGENGRGVFEHFALRSPNLVIIGTLGKAAGVGGAFVAANHRVIDWLINRARPYIFTTAAAPSQAHALLTSVALISGDEGRERRAALQARIAQLRDSLTLRHWQHMASPSAVQPIILGENAAALHAQAGLAQAGLWVPAIRPPTVAPGTSRLRVTLSAAHTQSDVARLAAAINQLDRDWREHAHG; encoded by the coding sequence ATGACGACCCATCCCCTGCTCGCCCGCCTCGACGCCGGACTCGCGGAGATCGACCGCGCCCATCTGCGCCGTCGGCATCGCGTGGTGTCCACGCCCTGCCGGCCACATGTGCGTGCCGACGGCCACGACGTGCTCGCGTTCGCCAGTAACGACTATCTCGGTCTGGCCGCCCACCCCAAGGTCGTCGAAGCGCTCATCGAAGGTGCCCGCCGTTACGGCGCAGGCAGTGGCGCGTCGCACCTCATCAGCGGACATTCGCAGGCCCACGCCGAGCTTGAAGACGCGCTCACCGCGTTCATGTCGCCGCATCTGGTCGACGGTCGCGCACTGTACTTCTGCACCGGCTACATGGCCAATCTGGCGACGATCTCCGCACTCGCCGGCAAAGACGCCGACATCTTCTCTGAGGCGCTCAATCACGCCTCGCTGATCGATGGCGCGCGTCTGTCGCGTGCCCGCACGCATGTCTACCCGCACGGTGACGTCGACGCCCTCGCGGCCATGCTCGCCACCAGCACGGCCGAAACGAAACTGATCGTCACCGACGGGGTGTTCTCGATGGATGGCGACATCGCGCCGCTGCCGTCATTGCTCGCGCTGGCCGAACGGTACAACGCGTGGCTGGTGGTGGACGACGCGCATGGCTTCGGCGTCGTCGGCGAAAACGGACGTGGCGTGTTCGAGCATTTTGCTTTGCGCTCGCCCAACCTCGTCATCATTGGCACGCTCGGCAAAGCGGCGGGCGTTGGCGGTGCTTTCGTCGCGGCGAACCACCGCGTGATCGACTGGCTCATCAATCGCGCACGGCCGTACATCTTTACGACCGCGGCCGCGCCCTCGCAGGCGCACGCGCTGCTCACGAGCGTTGCCCTGATTTCGGGCGACGAAGGACGCGAGCGCCGCGCCGCGTTGCAGGCCCGCATTGCCCAACTGCGCGATTCGCTCACGCTGCGGCATTGGCAACACATGGCCTCGCCGAGCGCGGTGCAACCGATCATTCTCGGCGAAAACGCGGCGGCGCTGCACGCGCAGGCAGGCCTCGCACAAGCCGGCTTGTGGGTGCCGGCCATTCGTCCGCCGACCGTGGCCCCGGGCACCTCGCGTCTGCGCGTCACGCTAAGCGCCGCGCATACACAGAGCGACGTTGCGCGCCTGGCCGCCGCCATCAACCAACTCGATCGGGACTGGAGGGAGCACGCGCATGGCTGA
- the bioA gene encoding adenosylmethionine--8-amino-7-oxononanoate transaminase, with protein MDAFTRPPAGPGDLAARSLRQVWHPCTQMKQQAKLPLVALSHGEGPWLVDTDGERYLDAISSWWVNLFGHANPRINAALIDQLGRLEHAMLAGFTHEPVVALAERLSALTGGVLGHAFFASDGASAVEIALKMSFHAWRNQGHSDKREFVCVRNGYHGETLGALAVTDVALFRDAYDPLLRHAHVVASPDARLARDGETPVDVARRAAAELETLLVEREGRVAAVIVEPLVQCAAGMAMHDPEYLRLVRALCDQHGAHLIADEIAVGCGRTGTFFASEQAGIWPDLLTLSKGISGGYLPLSLVLSRDAIYNAFYDDDTTRGFLHSHSYTGNPLACRAALATLDIFADDDVLARNAVRAAHLTQALAPLADDPRVRHFRQRGMIWAFDAVVPDAPGAASAFARRFYTEARARGVLLRPIGATVYLMPPYVLDDGTIDWLAQQTLAAFDATMTHGREVTA; from the coding sequence ATGGACGCCTTCACGCGCCCTCCCGCCGGCCCCGGCGATCTCGCCGCGCGCAGTCTGCGACAGGTCTGGCACCCCTGCACGCAGATGAAGCAACAGGCAAAGCTGCCCCTCGTCGCGCTGTCTCACGGCGAAGGCCCCTGGCTCGTCGACACCGACGGCGAGCGTTATCTCGACGCCATCAGTTCGTGGTGGGTCAACCTCTTCGGCCATGCGAATCCGCGAATCAACGCGGCGCTCATCGATCAACTCGGCCGCCTCGAACACGCGATGCTCGCGGGCTTCACGCACGAGCCGGTCGTGGCGTTGGCCGAACGTCTGTCGGCTTTGACCGGCGGCGTGCTGGGCCATGCCTTCTTCGCGTCCGACGGCGCGTCGGCCGTCGAGATCGCGCTCAAGATGAGCTTTCACGCGTGGCGCAATCAGGGCCACAGCGACAAACGCGAGTTCGTGTGCGTGCGCAACGGCTATCACGGTGAGACCCTCGGTGCGCTTGCCGTCACCGACGTAGCGCTGTTCCGCGACGCCTACGACCCGCTGCTGCGTCATGCCCATGTGGTGGCGTCGCCCGATGCCCGGCTGGCGCGGGATGGCGAAACCCCGGTCGACGTGGCCCGGCGCGCTGCGGCCGAACTGGAGACATTGCTCGTCGAACGCGAGGGCCGAGTCGCCGCCGTCATCGTCGAGCCGCTCGTGCAATGCGCGGCCGGAATGGCCATGCACGATCCCGAATACCTGCGTCTCGTGCGGGCGTTGTGCGACCAACACGGTGCGCACCTGATCGCCGACGAAATCGCCGTCGGGTGCGGACGCACCGGCACGTTCTTCGCGAGCGAGCAAGCGGGCATCTGGCCCGATCTGCTCACACTGTCCAAGGGCATCAGCGGCGGCTATCTGCCCCTCTCGCTGGTGCTCTCGCGCGATGCGATCTACAACGCCTTCTACGACGACGACACCACGCGCGGCTTCCTGCATTCGCACTCGTACACCGGCAATCCGCTGGCGTGCCGCGCCGCTCTCGCCACGCTCGACATCTTTGCCGACGACGACGTGCTCGCACGCAACGCCGTTCGTGCGGCGCACCTCACGCAGGCGCTCGCGCCATTGGCCGACGACCCGCGCGTCCGGCACTTCCGCCAGCGCGGCATGATCTGGGCCTTCGACGCCGTAGTGCCGGACGCCCCCGGCGCCGCCAGTGCCTTCGCCAGGCGCTTCTACACCGAAGCCCGCGCACGCGGTGTGCTGTTGCGCCCGATCGGCGCCACGGTCTATCTGATGCCGCCTTACGTGCTGGACGACGGCACCATCGACTGGCTCGCGCAGCAAACGCTCGCCGCCTTCGATGCGACGATGACGCACGGCAGGGAGGTGACGGCATGA
- a CDS encoding enoyl-CoA hydratase/isomerase family protein, whose amino-acid sequence MNLATLKLSVEAHVATITLNRPEVRNAFNETVIEELTGAFRALATNDDVRVVVLAAEGVAFCAGADLNWMKKMAGYSDTENRADAMTLAVMLNTIYRCPKPVIARVQGDTYAGGVGLAAVADIVVAVDSAHFCLSEAKLGLIPATIGPYVIRALGESASRRYFLTAERFTASTAQRHGLVHEVVSADALDSTVQALAKALVDNSPNAVKECKRLVQDFASRAIDEPAIAETADRIAIIRASDEGREGVRSFLEKRSPSWREVS is encoded by the coding sequence ATGAATCTCGCCACGTTAAAACTCAGCGTCGAAGCCCACGTCGCCACGATTACGCTCAATCGTCCGGAGGTGCGCAATGCCTTCAACGAAACCGTCATCGAAGAATTGACCGGCGCCTTCCGTGCGCTCGCCACGAACGACGACGTGCGCGTCGTCGTGCTCGCCGCCGAAGGGGTTGCCTTCTGCGCCGGCGCCGACCTGAACTGGATGAAGAAAATGGCCGGTTACTCGGACACCGAAAACCGTGCCGATGCGATGACGCTCGCCGTCATGCTCAATACGATCTACCGCTGCCCGAAGCCGGTGATCGCCCGCGTGCAGGGCGACACGTATGCCGGGGGCGTGGGGCTCGCCGCCGTCGCCGATATCGTCGTTGCCGTCGATTCCGCGCACTTCTGCCTGTCCGAAGCGAAGCTCGGCCTGATCCCTGCCACGATCGGCCCGTATGTCATTCGCGCCCTTGGCGAGTCGGCCTCGCGCCGCTACTTCCTCACGGCCGAGCGCTTTACCGCCTCCACGGCACAACGGCACGGCCTGGTGCACGAAGTCGTGAGCGCAGACGCCCTCGACAGCACCGTGCAGGCACTTGCCAAGGCGCTCGTCGACAACAGCCCGAACGCCGTGAAGGAGTGCAAACGCCTGGTGCAGGACTTCGCCAGCCGCGCCATCGATGAGCCGGCCATCGCGGAAACGGCGGACCGTATCGCGATCATCCGCGCCTCCGACGAGGGCCGCGAAGGCGTGCGCTCATTCCTCGAGAAGCGTTCGCCGTCGTGGCGCGAGGTGTCCTGA
- a CDS encoding carboxyl transferase domain-containing protein, translating to MPILESKLNPRGEDFARNAATMQTLVDDLRARVAQLAGGGGEAARKKHVGRGKLLPRDRVQQLLDPGSPFLELSQLAAFGMYHDDAPGAGIITGIGRVSGQECVIVCNDATVKGGTYYPMTVKKHLRAQEIAEQNHLPCIYLVDSGGANLPNQDDVFPDRDHFGRIFYNQAQMSAQGIPQIAVVMGSCTAGGAYVPAMSDESIIVKEQGTIFLGGPPLVKAATGEEVSAEDLGGADVHTRLSGVVDHFAQNDAHALSIARSIAANLNRQKPATVAIRPPVEPKFDARELYGVIPSDTKKPFDVREVIARLVDGSEFDEFKARYGTTLVCGFAHLWGYPVGIVANNGILFSESAQKGAHFIELCCQRKIPLIFLQNITGFMVGRKYENEGIAKHGAKMVTAVATANVPKFTVIIGGSFGAGNYGMCGRAYSPRFLWMWPNARISVMGGEQAASVLATVKRDGIEGKGGQWSAEEEDAFKQPIRDQYERQGHPYYASARLWDDGVIDPADTRTVLGLGLSAALNAPIPETRFGLFRM from the coding sequence ATGCCGATTCTCGAAAGCAAACTCAACCCGCGCGGCGAAGACTTTGCACGCAACGCGGCCACGATGCAGACCCTGGTCGACGACCTGCGCGCACGCGTGGCGCAACTGGCCGGTGGCGGCGGTGAGGCCGCACGCAAGAAGCACGTTGGCCGCGGCAAGTTGCTGCCGCGCGACCGTGTGCAGCAGTTGCTCGATCCGGGCTCGCCCTTTCTCGAACTCTCGCAGCTCGCCGCCTTCGGCATGTATCACGACGACGCGCCGGGCGCGGGCATCATCACCGGCATCGGCCGCGTGTCGGGTCAGGAATGCGTGATCGTCTGCAACGACGCCACGGTCAAGGGCGGCACCTACTACCCGATGACGGTCAAGAAGCACCTGCGCGCGCAGGAGATTGCCGAGCAGAATCATCTGCCGTGCATCTATCTGGTCGACTCCGGCGGCGCCAACCTGCCGAATCAGGACGACGTGTTTCCCGATCGCGATCACTTCGGCCGCATCTTCTACAACCAGGCGCAAATGTCGGCGCAGGGCATTCCGCAGATCGCCGTGGTGATGGGCTCGTGCACGGCCGGTGGCGCCTACGTGCCTGCGATGAGCGACGAGTCGATCATCGTCAAGGAACAGGGCACGATTTTCCTCGGCGGGCCGCCGCTCGTGAAGGCCGCGACCGGCGAGGAAGTGAGCGCCGAAGACCTCGGCGGGGCCGACGTCCATACGCGCCTGTCGGGCGTGGTGGATCACTTCGCGCAAAACGACGCGCACGCCCTTTCCATCGCACGCAGCATCGCCGCCAATCTCAATCGTCAGAAGCCGGCCACTGTGGCGATCAGGCCGCCTGTCGAGCCGAAGTTCGACGCCCGTGAACTGTACGGCGTGATTCCGTCCGATACGAAGAAGCCGTTCGACGTGCGCGAAGTGATCGCGCGTCTGGTCGACGGCTCCGAGTTCGACGAATTCAAGGCACGTTACGGCACCACGCTCGTCTGCGGCTTCGCGCATCTGTGGGGCTATCCGGTCGGCATCGTGGCGAACAACGGCATTCTGTTCTCCGAGTCGGCCCAAAAGGGGGCGCACTTCATCGAGCTGTGCTGCCAGCGCAAGATCCCGCTGATCTTCCTGCAGAACATCACCGGCTTCATGGTCGGGCGCAAGTACGAGAACGAAGGCATTGCCAAGCACGGCGCGAAGATGGTCACGGCGGTGGCGACGGCGAATGTGCCGAAGTTCACCGTCATCATCGGCGGTTCGTTCGGCGCGGGTAACTACGGCATGTGCGGTCGCGCATACTCGCCGCGCTTTCTGTGGATGTGGCCGAACGCCCGTATCTCGGTCATGGGCGGCGAGCAAGCCGCGTCGGTGCTGGCCACGGTCAAGCGCGACGGCATCGAAGGCAAGGGCGGTCAGTGGAGCGCCGAAGAAGAAGACGCCTTCAAGCAACCGATCCGCGATCAGTACGAGCGTCAGGGCCACCCGTATTACGCGAGCGCCCGCCTGTGGGACGACGGCGTGATCGACCCGGCCGATACCCGCACCGTGCTCGGACTGGGACTGTCGGCAGCATTGAATGCGCCGATTCCGGAAACACGCTTCGGCTTGTTCCGCATGTAA
- a CDS encoding YchJ family protein translates to MARPQPSRSTTTQDLEREPCPCGGLAFDDCCARYLMRGDIPPTAEALMRSRYTAFVRHDAPYLLDTWAVRTRPATLDFDDAPQWLGLQIKAHLQRDDHHAEVEFVARYKIGGRAHRLHERSRFERTDDGRWRYIDGDLFD, encoded by the coding sequence ATGGCAAGACCCCAACCGTCGCGCAGCACCACGACACAGGACCTCGAGCGCGAACCCTGCCCCTGCGGCGGGCTCGCGTTCGACGACTGCTGCGCTCGCTATCTGATGCGCGGCGACATCCCTCCCACGGCCGAAGCGCTGATGCGCTCGCGCTACACGGCGTTCGTGCGTCACGACGCGCCGTACCTGCTCGATACGTGGGCGGTGCGCACGCGTCCCGCCACGCTCGACTTCGACGATGCGCCGCAGTGGCTCGGTCTACAGATCAAGGCCCATCTGCAACGCGACGATCATCACGCCGAAGTCGAATTCGTCGCCCGCTACAAAATCGGCGGACGCGCCCACCGCCTGCACGAGCGCAGTCGCTTCGAGCGCACCGACGACGGTCGCTGGCGATATATCGACGGCGATCTGTTCGACTGA
- a CDS encoding 2-hydroxychromene-2-carboxylate isomerase yields MTAAIDFYFDFASPYGYFASTRIDDIAAKAGRGVAWHPILLDIVYKVNGTGAPVQHPIKTEYLRHDVERTARFHGIAYKRPTHFPIPTQAAERAVLWVQDHRGGDLSAEFAKSVFQALYVDDVNIGDPAELVRLGEALGIDGAALDAGMHSPAAKDHLKAEIDLAIARGVFGSPFVIVDGEPFWGFDRFSQVEACLKQGKI; encoded by the coding sequence ATGACGGCCGCCATCGACTTTTATTTCGACTTCGCATCCCCGTATGGGTATTTTGCGAGCACCCGCATCGACGACATCGCCGCGAAAGCCGGACGCGGTGTCGCGTGGCATCCGATCTTGCTCGACATCGTCTACAAGGTGAACGGCACGGGCGCACCGGTGCAACATCCGATCAAGACCGAGTATTTGCGACACGACGTGGAGCGCACCGCGCGCTTTCACGGCATCGCGTACAAGCGACCGACGCATTTCCCGATCCCGACGCAAGCCGCCGAACGCGCCGTGCTGTGGGTGCAGGATCATCGCGGTGGCGACCTGTCCGCAGAGTTCGCGAAATCGGTCTTTCAGGCGCTGTACGTCGACGATGTGAACATCGGCGACCCGGCGGAACTGGTACGTCTGGGCGAGGCCCTGGGCATCGACGGTGCGGCGCTCGACGCCGGCATGCACTCCCCCGCCGCCAAGGACCACCTCAAGGCGGAGATCGATCTGGCCATCGCGCGCGGTGTCTTCGGCTCGCCGTTCGTGATCGTGGATGGCGAACCGTTCTGGGGCTTCGACCGCTTCTCGCAGGTCGAGGCCTGCCTGAAGCAAGGCAAGATCTGA